The following are from one region of the Myxococcales bacterium genome:
- the pstC gene encoding phosphate ABC transporter permease subunit PstC, protein MEAAAPSTSTPSRVGEMARPQALHLKRPPRWHAAAEVLLKVMAFSAIGAVALIFLFVAKEALPLLWSPLVHEEVTLGQMWTPQLWPGYDEAAYIWQPVSDVPKFSVWPLIVGSLKVTLVAMLVGVPLAVGGALYVSQFAANRVREVVKPAIEMLAAIPSVVLGFFALIVMASVFQSWLGLESRLNALVAGVALAFAVVPVVFTISEEAFRAVPRSFVEASTALGAARWQTVLRVVVPAASPGIAAGVALGLGRAVGETMIVLMASGNASLLTASLADSVRTIPATIAAELAEVVFGGAHYTILFFLGAFLFVVTGLVNFSGDLVIQRMKRKLGVSA, encoded by the coding sequence ATGGAGGCGGCGGCGCCCTCAACCAGCACGCCCAGCCGTGTCGGGGAGATGGCCCGTCCGCAGGCGCTCCATCTCAAGCGCCCGCCCCGCTGGCATGCCGCAGCCGAGGTGCTGCTCAAGGTCATGGCCTTTTCGGCCATTGGCGCCGTGGCTCTCATCTTCCTCTTCGTGGCCAAGGAAGCTCTGCCGCTTCTGTGGAGCCCCCTCGTTCACGAGGAGGTCACCCTCGGACAAATGTGGACCCCGCAGTTGTGGCCGGGTTACGACGAAGCGGCCTACATTTGGCAACCCGTCTCCGATGTACCGAAGTTCAGCGTGTGGCCTCTCATCGTGGGTAGCCTCAAGGTGACGCTGGTGGCGATGCTGGTGGGCGTGCCCTTGGCGGTGGGAGGCGCGCTGTACGTCTCCCAATTCGCGGCCAACCGTGTGCGCGAGGTGGTCAAGCCCGCCATCGAAATGCTGGCCGCCATTCCTTCGGTGGTTCTGGGCTTTTTCGCCCTCATCGTGATGGCGAGCGTGTTCCAATCCTGGCTCGGCCTCGAGTCTCGACTCAACGCCTTGGTCGCCGGCGTGGCTCTGGCCTTCGCGGTCGTTCCCGTGGTGTTCACCATCTCGGAGGAGGCGTTCCGCGCCGTCCCACGCAGCTTCGTCGAGGCATCGACCGCTCTGGGCGCTGCACGATGGCAAACCGTGCTGCGCGTGGTGGTGCCCGCGGCCAGCCCCGGCATCGCTGCCGGCGTCGCGCTGGGTCTTGGCCGTGCGGTGGGCGAGACCATGATCGTGCTCATGGCCTCTGGCAACGCGTCCCTTTTGACAGCCAGCCTCGCGGATTCGGTGCGGACCATCCCGGCCACAATCGCCGCAGAGCTCGCCGAGGTCGTCTTCGGCGGCGCTCACTACACCATCCTTTTCTTCTTGGGCGCCTTTCTCTTCGTGGTGACGGGCCTCGTGAACTTCTCGGGTGATCTCGTGATTCAGCGCATGAAGCGTAAGCTCGGAGTGTCGGCATGA
- the trmB gene encoding tRNA (guanosine(46)-N7)-methyltransferase TrmB yields the protein MSSRRVRQHVNPLRSDLLSIDDVPRVEGPPGASLEVELGSAEAHFLMDRAVETPDRHYVGIEIRIEMVHKANREAAHRGLAGKVRSVFANISVDMPRLFAPHSVSRFFVNFPDPWFKERQHKRRVIDPSLVDDMLDALVDGGEIYVNTDIFELALDAMQALEMNPGVRNVLSPWTFLRQSVFSSRSRRERQCERDGTKIWRLAYRRA from the coding sequence ATGTCTTCTCGTCGCGTTCGCCAACACGTCAATCCTCTGCGCTCCGATCTTCTCTCGATAGACGACGTGCCGCGGGTCGAGGGGCCCCCGGGCGCGTCTTTAGAGGTCGAGCTCGGCTCGGCCGAGGCCCACTTTCTGATGGACCGGGCTGTCGAGACGCCCGACCGACACTACGTGGGGATCGAGATCCGGATAGAGATGGTGCACAAGGCGAACCGAGAAGCTGCGCACCGAGGCTTGGCCGGGAAGGTTCGCAGCGTCTTCGCGAACATCTCAGTGGACATGCCACGCCTGTTTGCTCCGCACAGCGTCTCTCGCTTCTTCGTAAACTTCCCCGACCCTTGGTTCAAGGAGCGCCAGCACAAACGGCGTGTGATCGACCCCTCTTTGGTCGACGACATGTTGGATGCCTTGGTGGACGGCGGCGAGATCTACGTGAACACCGACATCTTCGAGCTCGCGCTCGACGCCATGCAAGCCCTGGAGATGAACCCGGGCGTCCGCAATGTGCTGTCCCCTTGGACCTTTCTGCGACAGAGCGTGTTCAGCTCACGCTCTCGACGGGAAAGGCAATGTGAGCGGGACGGCACGAAGATCTGGCGGCTCGCGTACCGTCGCGCGTGA
- a CDS encoding response regulator transcription factor, producing the protein MARILVVEDEKDLQDVLTYNLRAAGHEVLVSNDGAAVLALAREHQPDLVLLDLMLPDVSGLDVCRSLKSDAETKSIPVVMVTAKGEEIDRVVGFELGADDYVVKPYSTRELMLRLQVILRRQQPSTPEPVLSGATTRFGKLTIDREAYRVWVGGQEVTLTALEFRLLCTLFDRRNRVQSRATLLDEVWGASEDMATRTVDTHVKRLREKLGLAGDYIETVRGVGYRFLERPPEA; encoded by the coding sequence ATGGCCCGCATCTTGGTCGTTGAAGACGAAAAGGACCTACAAGACGTTCTGACTTACAATCTCAGGGCCGCCGGCCACGAGGTGTTGGTCTCGAACGATGGGGCGGCCGTGCTCGCCTTGGCGCGCGAACATCAGCCCGACCTCGTGCTGCTCGACCTCATGCTGCCCGACGTTTCGGGGCTCGACGTCTGCCGCTCTCTCAAGAGTGACGCGGAGACGAAAAGCATCCCCGTGGTGATGGTCACGGCCAAGGGCGAGGAAATCGACCGGGTCGTGGGCTTCGAGTTGGGCGCAGACGACTATGTCGTCAAGCCCTACAGCACGAGGGAGTTGATGCTGCGCCTGCAGGTCATCCTGCGGCGCCAGCAGCCCTCGACGCCCGAGCCCGTGTTGAGCGGCGCCACGACCCGGTTCGGCAAGCTCACCATCGACCGGGAGGCCTACCGCGTGTGGGTGGGCGGCCAGGAGGTCACCCTGACGGCCCTCGAGTTCCGGCTGCTCTGCACCCTCTTCGATCGCCGGAACCGCGTGCAGTCGCGTGCGACGCTGCTCGACGAGGTCTGGGGGGCCAGCGAGGACATGGCCACCCGGACGGTAGACACTCACGTCAAGCGCCTCCGCGAAAAGTTGGGCCTGGCGGGCGACTACATCGAAACGGTGCGGGGCGTGGGCTATCGCTTTCTCGAGCGGCCCCCCGAGGCCTGA
- the pstB gene encoding phosphate ABC transporter ATP-binding protein PstB codes for MTVKELSVFYGEKKAIGPISLDLPEKHVTSLIGPSGCGKSTFLRSINRMNELIPGCRVTGDIRLDGDAIYGAGIDAVSVRRRIGMVFQRSNPFPKSIFENVAYGLRIGGIKDNSEIAGRVERALKHAALWDEVKDRLSDSALGLSGGQQQRLCIARALAVEPEVLLMDEPASALDPIATAHIEELIHELADDYTVIIVTHNMQQAARVSDYCAFFYMGDLIEFDKTEILFTKPSQQRTEDYITGRFG; via the coding sequence ATGACCGTAAAAGAGCTCTCGGTCTTTTACGGAGAGAAGAAGGCCATCGGCCCCATTTCTCTGGATCTGCCAGAGAAGCACGTGACTTCGCTCATCGGTCCTTCGGGCTGTGGCAAGTCCACCTTCTTGCGATCGATAAACCGGATGAACGAGTTGATTCCGGGTTGTCGCGTCACAGGCGACATTCGGCTCGACGGTGACGCCATCTACGGCGCGGGCATCGACGCGGTTTCGGTGCGCCGACGCATCGGCATGGTGTTTCAGCGCTCGAACCCTTTCCCGAAATCAATCTTCGAGAACGTGGCCTATGGGCTCCGCATCGGCGGCATCAAGGACAACAGCGAAATCGCGGGGCGCGTTGAACGTGCCCTGAAGCACGCCGCGCTCTGGGACGAAGTGAAGGATCGCCTTTCGGACAGCGCCCTTGGCCTCTCGGGTGGCCAGCAGCAGCGGCTCTGCATCGCCCGCGCGCTGGCGGTCGAACCCGAGGTGCTTCTGATGGATGAGCCAGCCTCGGCGCTGGATCCCATCGCCACCGCGCACATCGAAGAGCTCATCCACGAGCTGGCGGACGACTACACGGTGATCATCGTGACTCACAACATGCAACAGGCCGCGCGCGTCTCCGACTACTGCGCGTTCTTCTACATGGGTGATCTCATCGAGTTCGACAAGACCGAGATCTTGTTCACCAAGCCCAGCCAGCAGCGCACGGAAGACTACATCACCGGCCGTTTCGGCTGA
- the thiE gene encoding thiamine phosphate synthase, translated as MLHGFYAILDLSPHLVLGGASAIERAARNLLAAKPCVLQLRAKSATAAEMLAVAEQVAPLCQEAEVPFCVNDRLDVAMAVGADAVHLGQDDLPLGAARAVLKRQGFPMRIGVSTHDRAQARRAASEGADYIGFGPVFPTQSKLNPDPVVGLEALRAVVQEVTVPVVAIGGITLASLTSVVASGAAAAAVISAVSAHSDPRWAGQQVQAAFGVQPKRPVM; from the coding sequence ATGTTGCACGGTTTCTATGCGATCCTCGACCTCTCACCGCACCTCGTGCTCGGGGGTGCATCGGCAATTGAACGAGCGGCTCGGAACCTGCTTGCCGCAAAACCCTGTGTTCTGCAGTTGAGAGCGAAGAGCGCCACCGCGGCCGAGATGCTGGCGGTGGCCGAGCAGGTGGCGCCTCTCTGCCAGGAGGCGGAGGTTCCCTTTTGCGTCAACGACCGCCTCGACGTGGCCATGGCCGTGGGCGCCGACGCCGTGCACCTCGGACAAGACGATCTGCCCCTGGGCGCCGCCCGCGCGGTCCTGAAACGCCAGGGCTTCCCGATGCGCATCGGGGTGTCGACCCACGATCGGGCCCAGGCCCGGCGCGCAGCCTCCGAAGGCGCTGACTACATCGGCTTTGGACCCGTCTTTCCCACGCAGTCCAAGCTGAATCCGGATCCCGTCGTGGGCCTCGAAGCCCTGCGGGCCGTGGTGCAGGAGGTGACGGTACCTGTGGTGGCGATCGGCGGCATCACGCTCGCGTCCCTGACGTCCGTGGTGGCGAGCGGCGCCGCGGCCGCTGCCGTCATCTCAGCCGTATCCGCCCATTCTGATCCTCGTTGGGCGGGCCAACAGGTGCAGGCGGCGTTCGGGGTTCAGCCGAAACGGCCGGTGATGTAG
- the yidC gene encoding membrane protein insertase YidC has protein sequence MENRRNLIVAVVLCIGILLVWDRFFLPKSAPPPSPAPVAGAGTARKAGPAPETQPKEAAPALAPGGRAERGPERTVSLETRDARYVFSTWGASVKAVYLTGPQFRAKTGDGRPKGSALEIVRAPTGDAAPFVIGFPESGFSWPDDVAWQVVSQTPNQVRFAAAAGGVTVTKIFSTVPESYQLRLDVEVHNQSGGSLAPRLSLTIPGRQDPDKKGGGMFSYAVASVEEMVCLVDDSIERHAVEGLREDPINKSGVVKWVAADERFFTIAAVPPQQDLADTRTCRQTASSEEAGAVTVVLGPLTLANGDRHTYPFALFTGPKYRDLLAGVAAFPMEGVQAKGGLSAADVELDSSVNVTFAFISRPMMATLRAFHGFTQNWGLAIILLTILVKLITFYPAHKALLSGKRMAKLAPKVAELKEKYGNDRERLGRETMALYKAQGVNVLGGCLPSLIQMPIWIALYSTLSYSVELYRASFVGYIHDLSSPDPYYILPLVMGVTMFVQMRMTPAGTDPQQQKIMSVMMPVMFTFFQIFLPSGLALYVLTNYTLGIVHQVIVNRLDKQTAKLRPAKAS, from the coding sequence ATGGAAAATCGTCGCAATCTGATCGTCGCCGTGGTCCTGTGCATTGGCATCTTGTTGGTGTGGGACCGTTTTTTTCTTCCCAAGTCGGCCCCGCCGCCAAGCCCTGCGCCTGTCGCCGGCGCGGGCACTGCGCGGAAGGCGGGCCCCGCGCCCGAAACGCAACCCAAAGAAGCCGCCCCCGCGCTGGCCCCCGGTGGCCGGGCCGAGCGAGGTCCCGAGCGGACCGTCAGCCTCGAGACACGTGACGCGCGCTACGTGTTCAGCACCTGGGGCGCTTCGGTCAAAGCGGTCTACCTGACCGGCCCCCAGTTTCGGGCCAAGACCGGTGACGGCAGGCCCAAAGGCAGCGCGCTCGAGATCGTGCGGGCCCCGACGGGTGACGCAGCTCCCTTCGTCATCGGTTTTCCGGAGTCCGGTTTCTCATGGCCCGACGACGTCGCCTGGCAGGTCGTGAGCCAGACACCGAATCAGGTACGGTTTGCCGCCGCGGCCGGGGGCGTCACCGTGACGAAGATCTTCAGCACGGTCCCCGAAAGCTACCAGCTGCGTCTCGACGTGGAGGTGCACAACCAGTCGGGCGGGTCCTTGGCGCCCCGCTTGTCTTTGACGATTCCCGGTCGGCAGGACCCCGACAAGAAGGGGGGCGGCATGTTCAGCTACGCCGTCGCCAGCGTCGAGGAGATGGTGTGCTTGGTCGACGACAGCATCGAACGACACGCCGTCGAAGGCCTTCGCGAGGACCCCATCAACAAATCGGGTGTGGTGAAATGGGTGGCAGCGGACGAGCGCTTTTTCACGATCGCGGCCGTCCCGCCCCAGCAAGACTTGGCTGACACGCGCACCTGCCGCCAGACGGCCTCGAGCGAAGAGGCGGGAGCGGTCACGGTGGTCCTAGGACCTCTGACCCTTGCGAACGGGGACCGCCACACCTATCCCTTTGCGCTCTTCACGGGACCGAAGTACCGCGATCTTCTCGCCGGGGTGGCTGCGTTTCCGATGGAGGGCGTGCAGGCCAAGGGTGGCCTCTCCGCCGCAGACGTCGAGCTCGACAGCAGCGTCAACGTGACCTTCGCCTTCATTTCGCGCCCCATGATGGCGACGCTGCGTGCGTTCCATGGTTTCACGCAGAACTGGGGGCTTGCCATCATCCTGCTCACCATTCTGGTGAAGCTCATCACCTTCTACCCCGCACACAAGGCACTGCTCTCGGGCAAGCGCATGGCGAAGCTTGCCCCGAAGGTGGCCGAACTGAAGGAGAAGTATGGTAACGACCGGGAGCGGCTCGGTCGCGAGACGATGGCCCTGTACAAGGCCCAAGGCGTCAACGTGCTTGGGGGGTGCTTGCCCTCCCTCATTCAGATGCCCATCTGGATCGCCCTCTACTCGACGCTGAGCTACTCGGTCGAGCTCTACCGCGCCTCCTTCGTAGGGTACATACACGACCTTTCTTCACCCGACCCGTACTACATCCTGCCCCTCGTCATGGGTGTCACGATGTTCGTGCAGATGCGGATGACCCCTGCCGGCACGGATCCGCAGCAACAGAAGATCATGTCGGTGATGATGCCCGTCATGTTCACCTTCTTTCAGATCTTCTTGCCTTCAGGCCTGGCTCTGTACGTTCTCACGAATTACACGCTGGGCATCGTTCACCAGGTGATCGTGAACCGGCTCGACAAACAAACCGCGAAGCTCCGACCGGCGAAGGCAAGCTAA
- the pstA gene encoding phosphate ABC transporter permease PstA, with protein MTAPFRRSGRHLAADASLKIATGLATLLILTVLFLIVTDVLVHGWPKLSLGFFFESPRQGMTEGGIFPALIGTVALVLLMTVAVVPVGVATAIYLSEYAASSSKFTRAIRVAVNNLAGVPSIVFGLFGLGFFVQFVGPAVDDVFFGGEKIYAQPALIWASLTMAVLTLPVVIVATEEALRAIPRDLREASLALGATKFQTIFRVVVPQAAPGILTGTILAISRGAGEVAPIMFTGVAYFLPTLPDNLSSQFMHLGNHVYTLATQSPNVDATKPLLYATVAALLALTFALNLAAVVVRARMRRRISGAH; from the coding sequence ATGACCGCGCCCTTCAGGCGCAGCGGAAGGCACCTGGCTGCCGACGCGTCCCTCAAGATTGCGACCGGGCTCGCCACGTTGCTGATTCTGACGGTTCTCTTCCTCATCGTGACGGACGTGTTGGTGCACGGCTGGCCCAAGCTGTCGCTGGGCTTCTTCTTCGAATCCCCCCGGCAGGGCATGACCGAAGGGGGCATTTTCCCCGCTCTCATCGGAACGGTGGCCCTCGTGCTGCTCATGACCGTGGCCGTCGTGCCGGTGGGCGTGGCGACCGCGATCTACCTGAGCGAGTACGCCGCCTCCAGCTCGAAGTTCACCCGCGCCATACGTGTCGCGGTCAACAACCTCGCAGGTGTTCCCTCGATCGTGTTCGGTCTGTTTGGGCTTGGTTTTTTCGTTCAGTTCGTCGGCCCCGCGGTGGACGATGTCTTCTTCGGAGGCGAAAAGATCTATGCCCAGCCCGCGCTCATCTGGGCGTCGCTGACCATGGCAGTGCTCACCTTGCCGGTAGTGATCGTGGCCACCGAGGAAGCCTTGAGGGCCATCCCGCGCGACCTGCGAGAAGCGTCCCTCGCGCTCGGCGCAACGAAATTTCAGACCATCTTTCGGGTGGTGGTGCCGCAGGCTGCACCCGGCATTTTGACCGGGACGATCCTGGCGATCAGCCGCGGTGCTGGCGAGGTGGCACCCATCATGTTCACAGGCGTCGCTTACTTCCTTCCCACGCTTCCGGACAACTTGTCGTCGCAGTTCATGCATCTCGGGAACCACGTCTACACGTTGGCCACCCAGTCTCCGAACGTGGACGCCACCAAACCGTTACTCTACGCCACCGTGGCTGCACTTTTGGCGCTCACCTTCGCGCTCAACCTCGCTGCCGTGGTGGTGCGCGCGAGGATGCGGCGACGAATCTCCGGCGCCCACTAG
- a CDS encoding phosphate ABC transporter substrate-binding protein encodes METRSKNVTLLALMALAALAGCKPRAGQGGSGSEAAGKPITIKGSDTMVTLGQRWAEVYMKGHPGAVVQVTGGGSGTGISALINGTTDICQASRQIKGKETTMLKEKTSREPVEIPVAKDGLAVYVNATNPMEEISVPQLNQIFTGKVTNWKELGGADAPIIVYSRENSSGTYVFFKEHVLESADFAAKAQTMPGTASVVNAVAKENNAIGYGGAAYAEGIKVLKVKKDEGSPAVSVSEDTVRDGSYPLSRPLFFYLAKPPGGSVKPFIDWVLSKQGQSLVADVGYFPVL; translated from the coding sequence ATGGAGACCCGCTCGAAGAACGTCACTCTGCTCGCGCTGATGGCCCTCGCCGCCCTCGCGGGCTGCAAGCCGCGCGCGGGCCAAGGCGGGAGCGGATCCGAAGCGGCCGGCAAACCGATCACGATCAAGGGCTCCGACACCATGGTCACGCTGGGACAGCGGTGGGCCGAGGTCTACATGAAGGGCCACCCGGGCGCGGTGGTGCAGGTGACCGGGGGCGGCTCGGGTACCGGCATCAGCGCGCTCATCAACGGCACCACCGACATTTGCCAGGCGTCGCGCCAGATCAAGGGCAAAGAAACAACCATGCTGAAGGAGAAAACCTCCCGTGAGCCGGTCGAGATTCCGGTGGCCAAAGATGGCTTGGCCGTTTACGTCAACGCAACAAATCCGATGGAAGAGATCTCGGTGCCGCAGCTCAACCAGATCTTCACCGGCAAGGTGACGAACTGGAAAGAGCTCGGTGGCGCGGACGCGCCCATCATCGTGTATTCCCGGGAGAACAGCTCTGGCACCTACGTCTTCTTCAAGGAACACGTACTCGAGAGCGCCGACTTCGCCGCCAAGGCCCAGACCATGCCGGGCACCGCGTCGGTCGTCAATGCCGTGGCGAAGGAGAACAACGCGATTGGCTACGGGGGTGCGGCATACGCCGAGGGCATCAAGGTGCTCAAGGTCAAAAAAGACGAGGGCAGTCCCGCCGTGTCCGTCTCGGAAGACACCGTGCGTGACGGCAGCTACCCGCTGTCCCGGCCCCTCTTCTTCTATCTCGCGAAGCCTCCCGGAGGCTCGGTGAAGCCGTTCATCGACTGGGTCCTCAGCAAGCAGGGGCAGTCTCTGGTGGCTGACGTGGGTTACTTCCCCGTACTCTGA
- the uvrB gene encoding excinuclease ABC subunit UvrB: MPTPFRLQTSLSPRGDQPRAIGELIEGVTRGDAAQVLLGITGSGKTFTMANVVAAIQRPTLVIAHNKTLAHQLYLEFRNLFPDNAVHYFVSYYDYYQPEAYVPSTDTYIEKDSLINEEIDRMRHAATFALLTRRDALIVASVSCIYGIGAAEAYLGMKVDLETGVEVRRDAVLRRLVEIQYDRNDLDFSRGTFRVRGDVVEIFPAYEREKAIRIEWWGDEIESISEVDPLRGRVLRKLEEVSIFPGSHYVTPAEQLTRAMRGIREELREALVDLKRDNKLVEAQRLEQRTMYDLEMLEQMGRCKGIENYSRHLSGRGAGDPPPTLIDYFPKDFLMVVDESHQTIPQIGAMFKGDRARKETLVSFGFRLPSALDNRPLKFEEWRERARQCVYVSATPGEYELEQAEGIVVEQIIRPTGLLDPQIEVRPVGTQVDDLVGEIRTRVEMKDRVLVTTLTKRMAEDLTEYLTELGIRVRYLHSDIDTLERIEILRELRLGEFDVLVGINLLREGLDLPEVSLVAILDADKEGFLRAERSLIQTIGRAARNVRGKVIMYADRETESMRKAIGETQRRRALQQAYNEEHGITPQTVSKAIEELAGTALDDFYDLGKGAPPRGRDKGRKRHASPLDLPLGEIPKALDKLRKDMHRLAEALEFEKAAAVRDQIKLLEDRLVELS; the protein is encoded by the coding sequence ATGCCCACGCCCTTTCGTCTGCAGACCTCCCTGTCCCCCCGGGGTGACCAGCCCCGCGCCATCGGGGAGCTCATCGAAGGCGTCACGCGCGGCGATGCCGCACAGGTCCTTTTGGGTATCACGGGCAGCGGCAAGACCTTCACGATGGCCAACGTGGTCGCCGCCATCCAGCGCCCCACCCTGGTGATCGCGCACAACAAGACCCTGGCGCATCAGCTCTACCTCGAGTTCAGGAACCTCTTCCCCGACAACGCCGTCCACTACTTCGTCAGCTACTACGACTACTACCAGCCCGAGGCCTACGTCCCCTCCACGGACACATACATCGAGAAGGACTCGCTCATCAACGAGGAGATCGACCGGATGCGCCACGCGGCGACCTTCGCGTTGCTCACCCGTCGTGACGCGCTCATCGTGGCCTCGGTCTCGTGCATCTACGGCATCGGTGCCGCCGAGGCCTACCTCGGCATGAAGGTGGATCTCGAAACGGGCGTCGAGGTCCGCCGCGACGCCGTGCTGAGGCGCCTCGTCGAAATCCAGTACGACCGCAACGACCTCGATTTTTCGCGCGGCACCTTCCGTGTGCGAGGAGACGTCGTCGAGATCTTCCCGGCCTACGAAAGGGAGAAGGCCATCCGCATCGAGTGGTGGGGCGACGAGATCGAATCCATCTCCGAGGTGGACCCGCTGCGGGGACGCGTCCTGCGCAAGCTCGAGGAGGTCTCGATCTTCCCAGGCTCGCACTACGTGACACCGGCAGAGCAGCTGACCCGCGCCATGCGCGGCATCCGGGAAGAGCTGCGCGAAGCGCTCGTTGACCTCAAACGAGACAACAAGCTCGTCGAGGCCCAACGCCTCGAGCAGCGCACGATGTACGATCTCGAGATGCTCGAACAGATGGGGCGCTGCAAGGGCATCGAGAACTACTCCCGGCACCTGTCAGGCCGAGGCGCGGGCGACCCTCCCCCCACACTGATCGATTACTTTCCGAAGGACTTCCTGATGGTCGTCGACGAGTCGCACCAGACGATTCCGCAGATCGGCGCGATGTTCAAGGGCGATCGGGCGCGCAAGGAAACGCTGGTGTCGTTTGGGTTTCGTCTGCCTTCGGCGCTCGACAACAGACCTCTCAAGTTCGAGGAGTGGCGGGAGCGCGCGCGCCAATGTGTGTACGTCTCGGCCACACCGGGTGAGTACGAGCTTGAACAAGCCGAGGGCATCGTGGTGGAGCAGATCATTCGGCCCACGGGTCTTCTGGATCCCCAGATCGAGGTGCGCCCGGTCGGAACCCAGGTAGACGATCTCGTTGGCGAGATTCGGACCCGTGTCGAGATGAAAGATCGTGTGCTCGTCACCACGCTGACCAAGCGCATGGCCGAGGATCTCACCGAATACCTCACGGAGCTCGGCATCCGCGTGCGCTACCTGCACTCGGATATAGATACCCTCGAGCGCATCGAGATCTTGCGCGAGCTTCGCCTCGGCGAGTTCGACGTGCTCGTGGGCATCAACTTGTTGCGGGAAGGACTCGATCTGCCCGAGGTCTCGTTGGTCGCCATTCTCGACGCCGACAAGGAGGGCTTCCTCCGTGCCGAGCGTTCACTCATTCAGACCATCGGCCGCGCCGCCCGCAACGTGCGGGGCAAGGTCATCATGTACGCCGACCGCGAGACCGAGTCGATGAGGAAAGCCATCGGTGAGACGCAACGCCGTCGGGCCCTTCAGCAGGCGTACAACGAGGAACATGGCATTACCCCACAGACGGTCAGCAAGGCCATCGAAGAACTCGCGGGCACGGCCCTCGACGACTTTTACGACCTTGGAAAAGGGGCACCTCCGCGCGGGCGCGACAAGGGGCGTAAGCGCCACGCAAGCCCCCTCGACCTGCCCCTCGGCGAGATCCCCAAAGCCCTCGACAAGCTACGCAAGGACATGCACCGCCTCGCCGAGGCGCTCGAATTCGAGAAGGCCGCTGCGGTCAGAGACCAGATCAAGCTGCTCGAAGATCGCCTGGTCGAACTTTCCTGA